From the genome of Notolabrus celidotus isolate fNotCel1 chromosome 5, fNotCel1.pri, whole genome shotgun sequence, one region includes:
- the LOC117813360 gene encoding T-cell immunoglobulin and mucin domain-containing protein 4-like isoform X2 — translation MSVVGRVGQNITLPCSYNTKRNVVRRVCWGRGDIPNSGCSKELISTDGLKEFTERRYQLRGWLDEGDVSLTILNLTESDAGRYGCRVHIPGLFNDEKHHVDLTIEEASVAQTTTETTRMVSTEAVHMYTAGQLTSTGYVKAEQQEHRTTLVPVLVLLGLEALLIAAMVLMYSRSWMLLNTVPQQEVSSTVLFSLTPSTVQFHRRDSAVENINQRDGGEYTTVVYHLTQSLGSAH, via the exons ATGTCAGTTGTTGGTCGAGTGGGTCAGAACATCACTCTGCCCTGTAGCTacaacacaaagagaaatgttGTACGCCGGGTGTGCTGGGGTCGAGGAGATATTCCCAACTCAGGCTGCAGCAAAGAACTCATCTCCACAGATGGACTCAAAGAGTTCACAGAAAGAAGGTATCAGTTACGAGGATGGCTGGACGAGGGAGACGTCTCATTGACCATCCTGAACCTCACAGAGTCAGACGCCGGACGCTACGGCTGCAGAGTACATATACCGGGGTTGTTCAATGATGAAAAACATCATGTAGATCTGACCATAGAGGAAG CTTCAGTTGCACAGACGACCACAGAAACAACAAGAATGGTGTCTACAGAAGCAGTGCACATGTATACAGCAG gtcagcTGACCTCCACGGGGTATGTGAAAGCTGAG cagcagGAGCACAGAACGACGTTGGTTCCAGTGTTAGTTCTGCTCGGGCTGGAAGCTCTGCTCATTGCAGCCATGGTCCTCATGTACT CGAGATCATGGATGCTACTCAACACAGT gcCTCAGCAGGAGGTCAGCAGCACGGTTCTCTTCAGTTTGACTCCGTCCACTGTGCAGTTCCACAGACGAGACTCAGCCGTGGAAAACATCAACcagagagacggaggagagTACACAACAGTTGTGTATCACTTAACACAGTCGTTAGGCTCCGCCCACTGA
- the LOC117813359 gene encoding hepatitis A virus cellular receptor 1 homolog isoform X1, translating into MKIVLLLVLLSVSECSIISVDGRVGQNITLPCSYNTKSNGVRRVCWSRGDIPNSGCNKELISTDGLKEITEGRYQLRGPLDEGDVSLTILNLTESDAGRYACRVDIRGWFNDEKHHVDLTIEEASVAQTTTETTRMVSTEAVHMYTAGQLTSTGYVKAEQQEHRTTLVPVLVLLGLEALLIAAMVLMYSRSWMLLNTVPQQEVSSTVLFSLTPSTVQFHRRDSAVENINQRDGGEYTTVVYHLTQSLGSAH; encoded by the exons ATGAAGATCGTTCTGCTCCTCGTCCTTCTCTCAG TCAGCGAATGCAGCATCATCTCAGTTGATGGTCGAGTTGGTCAGAACATCACTCTGCCCTGTAGCTACAACACAAAGAGCAATGGTGTGCGCCGGGTGTGCTGGAGTCGAGGAGATATTCCCAACTCAGGCTGCAACAAAGAACTCATCTCCACAGATGGACTTAAAGAGATCACAGAAGGAAGGTATCAGTTACGGGGACCGCTGGACGAGGGAGACGTCTCATTGACCATCCTGAACCTCACAGAGTCAGACGCCGGACGCTACGCCTGCAGAGTGGATATACGGGGGTGGTTCAATGATGAAAAACATCATGTAGATCTGACCATAGAGGAAG CTTCAGTTGCACAGACGACCACAGAAACAACAAGAATGGTGTCTACAGAAGCAGTGCACATGTATACAGCAG gtcagcTGACCTCCACGGGGTATGTGAAAGCTGAG cagcagGAGCACAGAACGACGTTGGTTCCAGTGTTAGTTCTGCTCGGGCTGGAAGCTCTGCTCATTGCAGCCATGGTCCTCATGTACT CGAGATCATGGATGCTACTCAACACAGT gcCTCAGCAGGAGGTCAGCAGCACGGTTCTCTTCAGTTTGACTCCGTCCACTGTGCAGTTCCACAGACGAGACTCAGCCGTGGAAAACATCAACcagagagacggaggagagTACACAACAGTTGTGTATCACTTAACACAGTCGTTAGGCTCCGCCCACTGA
- the LOC117813360 gene encoding hepatitis A virus cellular receptor 1 homolog isoform X5 — translation MSVVGRVGQNITLPCSYNTKRNVVRRVCWGRGDIPNSGCSKELISTDGLKEFTERRYQLRGWLDEGDVSLTILNLTESDAGRYGCRVHIPGLFNDEKHHVDLTIEEATQTATKTSGYRETTTEPTQTYTAGQLTSTEMAFTSSSRSMRAEPQQESSSLTMVLVLVLLGLLAFTAGGVLLITRRWRRLKVPQQQVSSSARFSLTPSTLQLHRRESVVENIYQIDGGEYEYCP, via the exons ATGTCAGTTGTTGGTCGAGTGGGTCAGAACATCACTCTGCCCTGTAGCTacaacacaaagagaaatgttGTACGCCGGGTGTGCTGGGGTCGAGGAGATATTCCCAACTCAGGCTGCAGCAAAGAACTCATCTCCACAGATGGACTCAAAGAGTTCACAGAAAGAAGGTATCAGTTACGAGGATGGCTGGACGAGGGAGACGTCTCATTGACCATCCTGAACCTCACAGAGTCAGACGCCGGACGCTACGGCTGCAGAGTACATATACCGGGGTTGTTCAATGATGAAAAACATCATGTAGATCTGACCATAGAGGAAG CTACACagacagcaacaaaaacatcaggatACAGAGAGACGACTACAGAACCAACACAAACTTATACAGCCG GTCAGCTGACCTCCACAGAGATGGCGTTTACTTCCTCCTCCAGAAGCATGAGGGCCGAG cctCAGCAGGAAAGCAGTAGTCTGACGATGGTTCTGGTGCTGGTTCTGCTGGGGTTACTGGCTTTCACAGCAGGCGGAGTCCTCTTGATCA ccagacGATGGAGGCGACTCAAAGT gCCTCAGCAGCAGGTCAGCAGCTCGGCTCGCTTCAGTCTGACTCCGTCCACTTTGCAGCTCCACAGACGAGAATCAGTCGTGGAAAACATCTATCAGATAGACGGAGGAGAGTACGAGTACTGCCCCTGA
- the nhp2 gene encoding H/ACA ribonucleoprotein complex subunit 2-like protein isoform X1 has translation MTKTKKEKLPVDGEEVSAADGPERSYQDLIANVNPIAQPLASKKLSKKLYKCVKKAAKVKNICRGVKEVQKFINKGEKGIVVLAGDTLPIDVYCHLPVMCEDRNLPYAYIPSKVDLGSSAGSKRPTCVILIKPHQDYQESYDECLEEVSVLPKPVRRQPIREYLWVFSQSGNSPEVTFLYTSPPYILCQHLISELWKCKEGGSVVGSWR, from the exons ATGACAAAAACGAAGAAGGAGAAGCTTCCTGTGGACGGAGAGGAGGTCTCGGCCGCAGACGGACCGGAGAGGTCTTACCAGGACCTGATCGCCAACGTGAACCCGATCGCCCAACCTCTGGCCTCCAAAAAACTCAGCAAGAAGCTCTACAAATGCGTCAAAAAGG CTGCCAAAGTGAAGAACATCTGCAGAGGAGTCAAAGAAGTCCAGAAGTTCATCAACAAAGGAGAGAAGGG GATCGTGGTGTTGGCTGGAGACACGCTGCCCATCGACGTGTACTGTCACCTGCCCGTCATGTGTGAGGACAGAAACCTGCCGTACGCCTACATCCCATCCAAAGTG GATCTGGGTTCGTCTGCGGGCTCCAAGAGGCCGACGTGTGTGATCCTCATTAAACCCCACCAGGACTATCAGGAGTCGTACGACGAGTGTTTGGAGGAGGTGAGCGTCCTGCCCAAACCTGTGAGACGTCAGCCAATCAGGGAGTACCTCTGGGTCTTCAGCCAATCGGGGAACAGCCCTGAGGTCACCTTCCTCTACACGTCTCCTCCGTATATTCTGTGTCAACACCTGATCTCTGAACTCTGGAAGTGTAAAGAAGGAGGTTCAGTTGTTGGATCCTGGCGCTAA
- the LOC117813360 gene encoding T-cell immunoglobulin and mucin domain-containing protein 4-like isoform X6, with protein MSVVGRVGQNITLPCSYNTKRNVVRRVCWGRGDIPNSGCSKELISTDGLKEFTERRYQLRGWLDEGDVSLTILNLTESDAGRYGCRVHIPGLFNDEKHHVDLTIEEVAQTTTETTRMVSTEAVHMYTAGQLTSTGYVKAEQEHRTTLVPVLVLLGLEALLIAAMVLMYSRSWMLLNTVPQQEVSSTVLFSLTPSTVQFHRRDSAVENINQRDGGEYTTVVYHLTQSLGSAH; from the exons ATGTCAGTTGTTGGTCGAGTGGGTCAGAACATCACTCTGCCCTGTAGCTacaacacaaagagaaatgttGTACGCCGGGTGTGCTGGGGTCGAGGAGATATTCCCAACTCAGGCTGCAGCAAAGAACTCATCTCCACAGATGGACTCAAAGAGTTCACAGAAAGAAGGTATCAGTTACGAGGATGGCTGGACGAGGGAGACGTCTCATTGACCATCCTGAACCTCACAGAGTCAGACGCCGGACGCTACGGCTGCAGAGTACATATACCGGGGTTGTTCAATGATGAAAAACATCATGTAGATCTGACCATAGAGGAAG TTGCACAGACGACCACAGAAACAACAAGAATGGTGTCTACAGAAGCAGTGCACATGTATACAGCAG gtcagcTGACCTCCACGGGGTATGTGAAAGCTGAG cagGAGCACAGAACGACGTTGGTTCCAGTGTTAGTTCTGCTCGGGCTGGAAGCTCTGCTCATTGCAGCCATGGTCCTCATGTACT CGAGATCATGGATGCTACTCAACACAGT gcCTCAGCAGGAGGTCAGCAGCACGGTTCTCTTCAGTTTGACTCCGTCCACTGTGCAGTTCCACAGACGAGACTCAGCCGTGGAAAACATCAACcagagagacggaggagagTACACAACAGTTGTGTATCACTTAACACAGTCGTTAGGCTCCGCCCACTGA
- the LOC117813360 gene encoding T-cell immunoglobulin and mucin domain-containing protein 4-like isoform X4 has translation MSVVGRVGQNITLPCSYNTKRNVVRRVCWGRGDIPNSGCSKELISTDGLKEFTERRYQLRGWLDEGDVSLTILNLTESDAGRYGCRVHIPGLFNDEKHHVDLTIEEVAQTTTETTRMVSTEAVHMYTAGQLTSTGYVKAEQQEHRTTLVPVLVLLGLEALLIAAMVLMYSRSWMLLNTVPQQEVSSTVLFSLTPSTVQFHRRDSAVENINQRDGGEYTTVVYHLTQSLGSAH, from the exons ATGTCAGTTGTTGGTCGAGTGGGTCAGAACATCACTCTGCCCTGTAGCTacaacacaaagagaaatgttGTACGCCGGGTGTGCTGGGGTCGAGGAGATATTCCCAACTCAGGCTGCAGCAAAGAACTCATCTCCACAGATGGACTCAAAGAGTTCACAGAAAGAAGGTATCAGTTACGAGGATGGCTGGACGAGGGAGACGTCTCATTGACCATCCTGAACCTCACAGAGTCAGACGCCGGACGCTACGGCTGCAGAGTACATATACCGGGGTTGTTCAATGATGAAAAACATCATGTAGATCTGACCATAGAGGAAG TTGCACAGACGACCACAGAAACAACAAGAATGGTGTCTACAGAAGCAGTGCACATGTATACAGCAG gtcagcTGACCTCCACGGGGTATGTGAAAGCTGAG cagcagGAGCACAGAACGACGTTGGTTCCAGTGTTAGTTCTGCTCGGGCTGGAAGCTCTGCTCATTGCAGCCATGGTCCTCATGTACT CGAGATCATGGATGCTACTCAACACAGT gcCTCAGCAGGAGGTCAGCAGCACGGTTCTCTTCAGTTTGACTCCGTCCACTGTGCAGTTCCACAGACGAGACTCAGCCGTGGAAAACATCAACcagagagacggaggagagTACACAACAGTTGTGTATCACTTAACACAGTCGTTAGGCTCCGCCCACTGA
- the LOC117813361 gene encoding cornifelin homolog B-like — protein MSWPVASQPQSLVLSDGAEWSSGICDCCDDPKECCFACWCCPCFACATTKAFGQCLCLPLLDIFGCIPPITLSMRASVRHRYGITGSLCTDCVYSFFCMSCVWCQISREMKSRELPPGWVTSSTTDDIIAMTSSL, from the exons ATGAGCTGGCCCGTGGCCTCACAGCCTCagtctcttgttttgtctgatgGTGCCGAGTGGAGCTCTGGGATCTGTGACTGCTGTGACGACCCCAAAGAAT GCTGCTTCGCATGCTGGTGCTGTCCCTGCTTCGCCTGTGCCACCACTAAGGCGTTCGGTCAGTGTCTCTGTCTGCCACTGCTCGACATCTTCGGCTGCATCCCTCCCATCACCCTGTCCATGAGGGCCTCAGTGCGACACCGCTACGGCATCACA ggcaGCCTCTGCACAGACTGTGTGTATTCTTTCTTCTGTATGTCGTGTGTCTGGTGTCAGATCTCCAGAGAGATGAAAAGCAGGGAGCTCCCGCCGGGCTGGGTGACATCATCAACCACCGATGACATCATCGCTATGACATCATCACTATGA
- the LOC117813359 gene encoding hepatitis A virus cellular receptor 1 homolog isoform X2 has product MKIVLLLVLLSVSECSIISVDGRVGQNITLPCSYNTKSNGVRRVCWSRGDIPNSGCNKELISTDGLKEITEGRYQLRGPLDEGDVSLTILNLTESDAGRYACRVDIRGWFNDEKHHVDLTIEEASVAQTTTETTRMVSTEAVHMYTAGQLTSTGYVKAEQEHRTTLVPVLVLLGLEALLIAAMVLMYSRSWMLLNTVPQQEVSSTVLFSLTPSTVQFHRRDSAVENINQRDGGEYTTVVYHLTQSLGSAH; this is encoded by the exons ATGAAGATCGTTCTGCTCCTCGTCCTTCTCTCAG TCAGCGAATGCAGCATCATCTCAGTTGATGGTCGAGTTGGTCAGAACATCACTCTGCCCTGTAGCTACAACACAAAGAGCAATGGTGTGCGCCGGGTGTGCTGGAGTCGAGGAGATATTCCCAACTCAGGCTGCAACAAAGAACTCATCTCCACAGATGGACTTAAAGAGATCACAGAAGGAAGGTATCAGTTACGGGGACCGCTGGACGAGGGAGACGTCTCATTGACCATCCTGAACCTCACAGAGTCAGACGCCGGACGCTACGCCTGCAGAGTGGATATACGGGGGTGGTTCAATGATGAAAAACATCATGTAGATCTGACCATAGAGGAAG CTTCAGTTGCACAGACGACCACAGAAACAACAAGAATGGTGTCTACAGAAGCAGTGCACATGTATACAGCAG gtcagcTGACCTCCACGGGGTATGTGAAAGCTGAG cagGAGCACAGAACGACGTTGGTTCCAGTGTTAGTTCTGCTCGGGCTGGAAGCTCTGCTCATTGCAGCCATGGTCCTCATGTACT CGAGATCATGGATGCTACTCAACACAGT gcCTCAGCAGGAGGTCAGCAGCACGGTTCTCTTCAGTTTGACTCCGTCCACTGTGCAGTTCCACAGACGAGACTCAGCCGTGGAAAACATCAACcagagagacggaggagagTACACAACAGTTGTGTATCACTTAACACAGTCGTTAGGCTCCGCCCACTGA
- the LOC117813360 gene encoding hepatitis A virus cellular receptor 1 homolog isoform X1 — translation MKIVLLLVLLSVSECSIISVDGRVGQNVILPCSYNTKSNGVRRVCWSRGDIPYSGCNKELISTDGLKEITEGRYQLRGPLDEGNVSLTILNLTESDAGRYGCRVDIRGWFNDDKHHVDLTIEEATQTATKTSGYRETTTEPTQTYTAGQLTSTEMAFTSSSRSMRAEPQQESSSLTMVLVLVLLGLLAFTAGGVLLITRRWRRLKVPQQQVSSSARFSLTPSTLQLHRRESVVENIYQIDGGEYEYCP, via the exons ATGAAGATCGTTCTGCTCCTCGTCCTTCTCTCAG TCAGCGAATGCAGCATCATCTCAGTTGATGGTCGAGTGGGTCAGAACGTTATTCTGCCCTGTAGTTACAACACAAAGAGCAATGGTGTGCGCCGGGTGTGCTGGAGTCGAGGAGATATTCCCTACTCAGGCTGCAACAAAGAACTCATCTCCACAGACGGACTTAAAGAGATCACAGAAGGAAGGTATCAGTTACGGGGACCGCTGGACGAGGGAAACGTCTCATTGACCATCCTGAACCTCACAGAGTCAGACGCTGGACGCTACGGCTGCAGAGTGGATATACGGGGGTGGTTCAATGATGACAAACATCATGTAGATCTAACCATAGAGGAAG CTACACagacagcaacaaaaacatcaggatACAGAGAGACGACTACAGAACCAACACAAACTTATACAGCCG GTCAGCTGACCTCCACAGAGATGGCGTTTACTTCCTCCTCCAGAAGCATGAGGGCCGAG cctCAGCAGGAAAGCAGTAGTCTGACGATGGTTCTGGTGCTGGTTCTGCTGGGGTTACTGGCTTTCACAGCAGGCGGAGTCCTCTTGATCA ccagacGATGGAGGCGACTCAAAGT gCCTCAGCAGCAGGTCAGCAGCTCGGCTCGCTTCAGTCTGACTCCGTCCACTTTGCAGCTCCACAGACGAGAATCAGTCGTGGAAAACATCTATCAGATAGACGGAGGAGAGTACGAGTACTGCCCCTGA
- the nhp2 gene encoding H/ACA ribonucleoprotein complex subunit 2-like protein isoform X2: protein MTKTKKEKLPVDGEEVSAADGPERSYQDLIANVNPIAQPLASKKLSKKLYKCVKKAAKVKNICRGVKEVQKFINKGEKGIVVLAGDTLPIDVYCHLPVMCEDRNLPYAYIPSKVDLGSSAGSKRPTCVILIKPHQDYQESYDECLEEDDKEKLTPSVFTTELKKPCEYLVKEFMSILLCWFVDQVICRPSAPSFSLFSCFQSAVCLVFL from the exons ATGACAAAAACGAAGAAGGAGAAGCTTCCTGTGGACGGAGAGGAGGTCTCGGCCGCAGACGGACCGGAGAGGTCTTACCAGGACCTGATCGCCAACGTGAACCCGATCGCCCAACCTCTGGCCTCCAAAAAACTCAGCAAGAAGCTCTACAAATGCGTCAAAAAGG CTGCCAAAGTGAAGAACATCTGCAGAGGAGTCAAAGAAGTCCAGAAGTTCATCAACAAAGGAGAGAAGGG GATCGTGGTGTTGGCTGGAGACACGCTGCCCATCGACGTGTACTGTCACCTGCCCGTCATGTGTGAGGACAGAAACCTGCCGTACGCCTACATCCCATCCAAAGTG GATCTGGGTTCGTCTGCGGGCTCCAAGAGGCCGACGTGTGTGATCCTCATTAAACCCCACCAGGACTATCAGGAGTCGTACGACGAGTGTTTGGAGGAG gatgACAAAGAAAAGTTAACTCCATCAGTTTTTACAACAGAGTTAAAGAAACCCTGTGAATATTTAGTTAAAGAGTTCATGTCCATCCTGCTCTGTTGGTTTGTGGATCAGGTGATCTGCCGACCTTCAGCTCCatcattctctctcttcagttgttttcaatcagcCGTCTGTCTTGTTTTCCTCTGA
- the LOC117813359 gene encoding hepatitis A virus cellular receptor 1 homolog isoform X4, whose amino-acid sequence MKIVLLLVLLSVSECSIISVDGRVGQNITLPCSYNTKSNGVRRVCWSRGDIPNSGCNKELISTDGLKEITEGRYQLRGPLDEGDVSLTILNLTESDAGRYACRVDIRGWFNDEKHHVDLTIEEVAQTTTETTRMVSTEAVHMYTAGQLTSTGYVKAEQEHRTTLVPVLVLLGLEALLIAAMVLMYSRSWMLLNTVPQQEVSSTVLFSLTPSTVQFHRRDSAVENINQRDGGEYTTVVYHLTQSLGSAH is encoded by the exons ATGAAGATCGTTCTGCTCCTCGTCCTTCTCTCAG TCAGCGAATGCAGCATCATCTCAGTTGATGGTCGAGTTGGTCAGAACATCACTCTGCCCTGTAGCTACAACACAAAGAGCAATGGTGTGCGCCGGGTGTGCTGGAGTCGAGGAGATATTCCCAACTCAGGCTGCAACAAAGAACTCATCTCCACAGATGGACTTAAAGAGATCACAGAAGGAAGGTATCAGTTACGGGGACCGCTGGACGAGGGAGACGTCTCATTGACCATCCTGAACCTCACAGAGTCAGACGCCGGACGCTACGCCTGCAGAGTGGATATACGGGGGTGGTTCAATGATGAAAAACATCATGTAGATCTGACCATAGAGGAAG TTGCACAGACGACCACAGAAACAACAAGAATGGTGTCTACAGAAGCAGTGCACATGTATACAGCAG gtcagcTGACCTCCACGGGGTATGTGAAAGCTGAG cagGAGCACAGAACGACGTTGGTTCCAGTGTTAGTTCTGCTCGGGCTGGAAGCTCTGCTCATTGCAGCCATGGTCCTCATGTACT CGAGATCATGGATGCTACTCAACACAGT gcCTCAGCAGGAGGTCAGCAGCACGGTTCTCTTCAGTTTGACTCCGTCCACTGTGCAGTTCCACAGACGAGACTCAGCCGTGGAAAACATCAACcagagagacggaggagagTACACAACAGTTGTGTATCACTTAACACAGTCGTTAGGCTCCGCCCACTGA
- the LOC117813360 gene encoding T-cell immunoglobulin and mucin domain-containing protein 4-like isoform X3 codes for MSVVGRVGQNITLPCSYNTKRNVVRRVCWGRGDIPNSGCSKELISTDGLKEFTERRYQLRGWLDEGDVSLTILNLTESDAGRYGCRVHIPGLFNDEKHHVDLTIEEASVAQTTTETTRMVSTEAVHMYTAGQLTSTGYVKAEQEHRTTLVPVLVLLGLEALLIAAMVLMYSRSWMLLNTVPQQEVSSTVLFSLTPSTVQFHRRDSAVENINQRDGGEYTTVVYHLTQSLGSAH; via the exons ATGTCAGTTGTTGGTCGAGTGGGTCAGAACATCACTCTGCCCTGTAGCTacaacacaaagagaaatgttGTACGCCGGGTGTGCTGGGGTCGAGGAGATATTCCCAACTCAGGCTGCAGCAAAGAACTCATCTCCACAGATGGACTCAAAGAGTTCACAGAAAGAAGGTATCAGTTACGAGGATGGCTGGACGAGGGAGACGTCTCATTGACCATCCTGAACCTCACAGAGTCAGACGCCGGACGCTACGGCTGCAGAGTACATATACCGGGGTTGTTCAATGATGAAAAACATCATGTAGATCTGACCATAGAGGAAG CTTCAGTTGCACAGACGACCACAGAAACAACAAGAATGGTGTCTACAGAAGCAGTGCACATGTATACAGCAG gtcagcTGACCTCCACGGGGTATGTGAAAGCTGAG cagGAGCACAGAACGACGTTGGTTCCAGTGTTAGTTCTGCTCGGGCTGGAAGCTCTGCTCATTGCAGCCATGGTCCTCATGTACT CGAGATCATGGATGCTACTCAACACAGT gcCTCAGCAGGAGGTCAGCAGCACGGTTCTCTTCAGTTTGACTCCGTCCACTGTGCAGTTCCACAGACGAGACTCAGCCGTGGAAAACATCAACcagagagacggaggagagTACACAACAGTTGTGTATCACTTAACACAGTCGTTAGGCTCCGCCCACTGA
- the LOC117813359 gene encoding hepatitis A virus cellular receptor 1 homolog isoform X3: MKIVLLLVLLSVSECSIISVDGRVGQNITLPCSYNTKSNGVRRVCWSRGDIPNSGCNKELISTDGLKEITEGRYQLRGPLDEGDVSLTILNLTESDAGRYACRVDIRGWFNDEKHHVDLTIEEVAQTTTETTRMVSTEAVHMYTAGQLTSTGYVKAEQQEHRTTLVPVLVLLGLEALLIAAMVLMYSRSWMLLNTVPQQEVSSTVLFSLTPSTVQFHRRDSAVENINQRDGGEYTTVVYHLTQSLGSAH, from the exons ATGAAGATCGTTCTGCTCCTCGTCCTTCTCTCAG TCAGCGAATGCAGCATCATCTCAGTTGATGGTCGAGTTGGTCAGAACATCACTCTGCCCTGTAGCTACAACACAAAGAGCAATGGTGTGCGCCGGGTGTGCTGGAGTCGAGGAGATATTCCCAACTCAGGCTGCAACAAAGAACTCATCTCCACAGATGGACTTAAAGAGATCACAGAAGGAAGGTATCAGTTACGGGGACCGCTGGACGAGGGAGACGTCTCATTGACCATCCTGAACCTCACAGAGTCAGACGCCGGACGCTACGCCTGCAGAGTGGATATACGGGGGTGGTTCAATGATGAAAAACATCATGTAGATCTGACCATAGAGGAAG TTGCACAGACGACCACAGAAACAACAAGAATGGTGTCTACAGAAGCAGTGCACATGTATACAGCAG gtcagcTGACCTCCACGGGGTATGTGAAAGCTGAG cagcagGAGCACAGAACGACGTTGGTTCCAGTGTTAGTTCTGCTCGGGCTGGAAGCTCTGCTCATTGCAGCCATGGTCCTCATGTACT CGAGATCATGGATGCTACTCAACACAGT gcCTCAGCAGGAGGTCAGCAGCACGGTTCTCTTCAGTTTGACTCCGTCCACTGTGCAGTTCCACAGACGAGACTCAGCCGTGGAAAACATCAACcagagagacggaggagagTACACAACAGTTGTGTATCACTTAACACAGTCGTTAGGCTCCGCCCACTGA